One genomic segment of Photobacterium sp. DA100 includes these proteins:
- a CDS encoding SDR family oxidoreductase: MNYFITGATGFIGSQLLQRLAKRPGDIYLLNYDKISEDRLEALLEKHNLPKNKFHCIKGSITEPNLGISAEDTKKLTGKIDQFFHLAAIYDLTASEEDMMRANIDGTEHTLRFAERINAGCFHYFSSIAVAGQYRGWFREDMLNEATGLEHAYFSTKHNAEKLVQETSTIPWRAYRPGIVIGDSKTGEADRIDGPYYFFKIIQKLRRALPEWAPLLGLEGGRLNLVPVDYVADAIDHISHKPELDNQCFHIVDPDPYRSGEVINLFAEAGHAPRMAMRLDMRVFRMIPSHFWTQLGQVPVLKRFIDAISKEMDMPQDALTYFNYPTQFDCSNTLNALSDSNICCPRLADYADKIWDYWERNLDPELHVEKTLQGCVNDKVVVITGASSGIGYTTAIKLAKTKARLVLIARDLERLQQVRNEIERLGGQAFIYQCDLSQDAPAQEVIQQIKHDHGKVDILINNAGRSIRRSVEKATDRLHDYERTMQINYFGSLRMILGNLPEMIEAGEGHIINVSSIAVLTNQPLFSAYAASKSALDTFTRTASTELGGQGIDFTTINMPLVETRMISDHYREAEGGIPLLTPEEAADLIIKAIIEKPKRIATKLGLLGAFVHGVYPKLGELLMATGYNPNHGKHDGEEAEPKQPSADVVALNSIMREIHM; encoded by the coding sequence CTGGCTAAACGTCCTGGTGATATCTACCTGCTAAACTACGACAAAATTTCTGAAGATAGACTGGAAGCTCTGTTAGAAAAACATAATCTGCCTAAGAACAAGTTTCACTGCATCAAGGGCTCGATTACCGAACCAAACTTGGGTATCTCAGCGGAAGATACCAAAAAGCTGACTGGAAAAATTGACCAGTTCTTCCACCTTGCGGCCATCTATGATTTGACTGCAAGCGAGGAAGATATGATGCGCGCCAATATTGACGGCACGGAACACACACTACGTTTCGCCGAGCGCATTAATGCTGGCTGTTTCCATTACTTCAGTTCAATTGCTGTTGCGGGCCAGTACCGTGGTTGGTTCCGCGAAGACATGCTCAATGAAGCAACAGGCCTTGAGCACGCTTACTTCTCAACTAAGCACAATGCGGAAAAACTGGTACAAGAAACATCGACAATCCCATGGCGTGCCTACCGCCCGGGTATCGTGATCGGTGATTCGAAAACTGGCGAAGCAGATCGCATCGACGGTCCTTACTACTTCTTTAAGATTATCCAGAAGTTACGCCGCGCTCTTCCTGAATGGGCTCCTCTTCTTGGCCTTGAGGGCGGTCGTCTGAACCTAGTGCCTGTTGATTATGTTGCCGATGCTATCGACCATATCTCGCACAAACCTGAATTGGATAACCAGTGTTTCCATATCGTCGACCCGGATCCATACCGCTCTGGCGAAGTAATCAACCTATTCGCCGAAGCTGGCCATGCGCCGCGCATGGCGATGCGCCTGGACATGCGTGTATTCCGTATGATCCCGTCGCACTTCTGGACCCAGTTAGGTCAAGTCCCTGTGCTTAAGCGCTTTATTGATGCCATCAGTAAAGAAATGGACATGCCGCAAGATGCGCTGACCTACTTCAACTACCCGACGCAGTTTGACTGCAGCAACACGCTAAATGCACTGTCAGACAGCAACATCTGTTGCCCTCGCCTAGCGGATTACGCAGACAAGATTTGGGACTACTGGGAGCGCAACCTAGATCCTGAACTGCATGTCGAGAAAACCCTACAAGGTTGTGTTAATGACAAAGTCGTAGTGATCACCGGCGCCTCTTCAGGTATTGGTTACACCACAGCTATCAAACTGGCGAAGACCAAAGCCCGTCTCGTATTGATTGCCCGTGACCTTGAGCGTCTGCAACAAGTTCGTAATGAGATTGAACGCTTGGGTGGCCAAGCCTTTATCTACCAGTGCGACCTCAGCCAAGATGCACCGGCTCAAGAGGTGATCCAGCAGATTAAACATGATCACGGCAAAGTCGATATCTTGATCAACAATGCAGGGCGCTCTATCCGCCGTTCGGTTGAGAAAGCGACTGACCGCCTTCATGATTACGAACGAACCATGCAAATCAACTACTTCGGTTCACTTCGTATGATTTTGGGTAACCTACCAGAAATGATCGAAGCCGGCGAAGGCCACATCATCAACGTCTCTTCGATTGCGGTGTTGACCAACCAGCCATTGTTCTCGGCATATGCCGCGTCGAAATCAGCATTGGATACCTTTACCCGTACCGCGAGTACTGAGCTGGGCGGCCAGGGAATCGACTTTACCACCATCAATATGCCTCTTGTTGAGACACGTATGATTTCCGATCATTACCGTGAAGCAGAAGGTGGTATCCCGCTGCTTACTCCAGAAGAAGCCGCTGACTTGATTATCAAAGCGATTATCGAGAAGCCTAAACGCATTGCGACCAAGCTTGGCCTACTGGGTGCCTTCGTCCATGGCGTATATCCGAAACTGGGTGAGCTGCTGATGGCTACAGGCTACAACCCAAATCACGGCAAGCATGACGGCGAAGAGGCAGAGCCTAAGCAACCGTCGGCCGATGTTGTTGCGCTCAACAGCATCATGCGCGAAATACATATGTAA
- a CDS encoding DUF2505 domain-containing protein → MQVSVIHDYKEDLDTLLRYFSEEELITEKYQKLGGKNVRINKLEETEDGFRVETQRDMPANVPAVLKSLLGSFNTIKQTESWHWQENDQLICKLQIEILGVPATITGQMVFSEPTTRPGITTSNHVTMDVKSAIPLVGSTLVSFICGDMKDQMQAEYDFLREVLPHLVAEEQ, encoded by the coding sequence ATGCAAGTTTCAGTTATCCACGATTACAAAGAAGATCTTGATACCTTGCTGCGTTATTTCAGTGAAGAAGAGCTCATCACTGAGAAATACCAGAAACTTGGCGGTAAAAACGTTCGTATCAACAAGCTTGAGGAAACCGAAGATGGTTTCCGTGTTGAAACCCAGCGTGATATGCCTGCCAATGTGCCTGCAGTACTTAAAAGCCTGCTAGGTAGCTTCAATACTATCAAGCAGACCGAGTCATGGCACTGGCAAGAAAATGATCAGCTGATTTGCAAGCTGCAGATTGAGATCTTGGGTGTACCGGCAACGATTACTGGCCAGATGGTGTTCAGCGAACCGACGACTCGTCCGGGAATCACAACATCGAATCATGTGACAATGGATGTGAAGTCTGCGATCCCTCTGGTAGGTAGCACGCTCGTTTCATTTATCTGCGGTGACATGAAAGATCAGATGCAAGCTGAGTACGACTTCCTGCGTGAAGTACTACCTCACCTTGTCGCTGAAGAACAATAA
- a CDS encoding TetR/AcrR family transcriptional regulator, with the protein MMKTKDRILSVSLELFNRDGVAQVSTLIIATEMGISPGNLYYHFRGKDEIIATLVTELQNSLTTISNEYASQVKDFDDYWPFMHTVMALFTHYRFLFRNLDSLNGQNPQIKRKIRSLILKLRHLCNDMLKHLVVLGKLKCDEQSLPLLADNLLLVSLNWLNYQTLLDDHYTESDLARSGVLRLISMVEPYLTENAKSPFFTHQDLVSELVT; encoded by the coding sequence ATGATGAAAACCAAAGATAGGATTTTGTCAGTTAGTCTTGAGCTGTTTAATCGTGATGGTGTTGCACAAGTTAGTACATTAATCATCGCCACCGAGATGGGGATCAGCCCAGGAAACCTTTATTACCATTTCCGCGGCAAAGATGAAATTATTGCCACTCTGGTCACCGAGTTGCAAAATTCACTGACAACCATCAGCAATGAATATGCAAGTCAGGTCAAGGACTTCGATGATTACTGGCCTTTCATGCACACTGTAATGGCTTTATTTACCCATTACCGCTTCTTGTTCAGAAATTTGGACAGCCTAAATGGCCAAAACCCACAGATTAAGCGCAAAATCAGAAGCTTGATCCTTAAGCTCCGTCATTTATGTAATGACATGCTCAAACACCTCGTTGTCTTGGGCAAGCTAAAATGTGATGAGCAAAGCCTGCCTCTATTGGCAGATAACTTATTGCTAGTGAGTCTGAACTGGCTTAATTACCAGACACTTCTAGATGATCACTACACCGAGAGTGACCTGGCACGCTCAGGAGTACTGCGTTTGATCTCGATGGTAGAGCCTTATCTGACAGAAAATGCGAAGTCCCCTTTCTTCACCCACCAGGATTTGGTATCGGAGCTAGTGACATAA
- the pbpG gene encoding D-alanyl-D-alanine endopeptidase produces MFRHLNHFIAVCLALAVSAAHASKLNTDNIQTASVSTFVTDLDTNKTLFQKNADIIMPVASLTKVMTAMVVLDADLALDEAISFEQLDKERIYNGYSRIRMGSTLSRGEALHIALMSSENLATAALARHYPGGYGAFIKAMNAKAKSLGMTDTVFVDSSGLNPDNVSTAADITKMIKAAYDYPKIRQYSTTPVHTAYFKKPRYKLGYTNTNALVRGQKWDVALSKTGYLDIAGHCLAMITEVEGKQLLIVTLDAYGKLTPIGDAGRIKKWLQSGNSGRVSESAMHYQKQKLSTLTN; encoded by the coding sequence TTGTTTCGCCATCTCAATCATTTTATCGCCGTCTGCTTGGCCCTAGCCGTATCAGCGGCCCATGCCAGTAAACTGAACACTGACAATATCCAGACTGCGTCCGTGAGTACGTTTGTGACCGATCTCGACACCAACAAAACGCTCTTCCAAAAAAACGCAGATATCATCATGCCCGTTGCGTCTTTGACCAAGGTCATGACGGCCATGGTGGTACTGGATGCCGATCTTGCGCTGGATGAAGCCATCAGTTTTGAACAGCTGGACAAAGAAAGGATCTATAACGGCTATTCACGGATCCGGATGGGTTCTACCCTAAGCCGGGGCGAAGCGCTGCACATCGCCCTGATGTCTTCTGAGAACCTTGCCACGGCAGCGTTAGCCCGACACTACCCTGGTGGCTATGGTGCCTTCATCAAGGCCATGAACGCCAAAGCCAAGTCGTTGGGTATGACTGACACGGTATTCGTCGATAGCTCCGGCTTGAACCCTGACAACGTTTCTACCGCTGCCGACATTACGAAAATGATCAAGGCAGCCTACGACTATCCAAAAATCAGACAGTACAGCACCACTCCAGTGCATACCGCCTATTTCAAGAAGCCTAGGTACAAGTTGGGTTATACCAACACCAATGCGCTGGTACGAGGCCAAAAATGGGACGTTGCGCTGAGTAAGACCGGCTATTTGGATATTGCAGGTCACTGCCTGGCGATGATCACCGAGGTGGAAGGCAAGCAGCTACTGATTGTCACCTTAGATGCCTACGGTAAACTCACACCTATAGGCGATGCAGGAAGGATTAAAAAATGGTTGCAGAGCGGTAACAGTGGCAGA